A single genomic interval of Candidatus Bathyarchaeia archaeon harbors:
- a CDS encoding DUF47 family protein → MSKRILDWLDRRKRISVIQLARNHLDSTIKCFEELSKAVKFKSVGDVDVASSSINLVFSHEREADSIRRRITLEVAKSELEPSDRGDLLRLVRLIDWIADWSLEAARILVSAPIHKLPSELMNVVLSMIGKVGECVNAVARCVDKLSEDLEESLKIADQVERLEEEVDGLYQQAREHYPSMDYGNINPGEAILISQLLDAIEYVADWCENTVDQIRVITVGLF, encoded by the coding sequence TTGAGTAAAAGAATATTGGATTGGCTTGATAGAAGAAAAAGGATCAGCGTTATTCAGCTGGCTAGAAACCATTTGGACTCAACAATCAAATGCTTTGAAGAGCTTTCTAAGGCCGTTAAATTCAAATCGGTAGGAGATGTCGACGTGGCTTCCTCCAGCATAAATTTAGTGTTCAGCCATGAAAGGGAAGCGGACTCGATTAGGAGAAGAATTACGTTGGAGGTGGCTAAAAGCGAGTTGGAGCCGTCTGATAGAGGCGATCTCCTACGCTTGGTTCGCCTCATCGACTGGATCGCGGACTGGAGCTTGGAAGCAGCTAGAATCTTAGTGTCGGCGCCGATCCATAAGCTACCATCAGAGTTGATGAACGTGGTTTTAAGCATGATTGGCAAGGTTGGGGAATGCGTTAACGCGGTGGCTAGATGCGTTGACAAGCTCAGCGAAGACCTGGAAGAATCCTTGAAAATAGCTGACCAAGTGGAGAGGCTTGAGGAGGAGGTGGACGGCTTATACCAGCAAGCTAGGGAGCATTACCCCAGCATGGATTATGGAAACATAAACCCAGGGGAAGCCATATTGATCAGCCAGCTGCTAGACGCCATAGAATACGTCGCAGATTGGTGTGAAAACACAGTAGACCAAATTAGAGTAATCACAGTTGGGCTATTCTAA
- a CDS encoding ABC transporter ATP-binding protein encodes MPDVELIDVTKRYGKVVAVDRISLTVKNREYVTLLGASGCGKTTTLRLIAGLVEPDEGRILIDGRDVTKVPPEDRGVGFVFQNYALFPHMDLWGNTTYGPAVKGWSEEDTEKLAKQMLEMVRLSGREDAYPEELSGGMQQRAALARALSAGTQLLLLDEPLGALDAKLRVILRYELRKLVEDLGLTAIHVTHDQEEAMTISDKIVVMRRGRIEQVGSPEDLYLHPKTPYIANFIGEANFLDGVVVNVGKGETFVEVHGGLMIKAEADGFKIGDRVALAIRPEFMKLEKYSGSDVNVVAGEVERVRFTGGITRFEVRLINDDLITIRTPIESKVRFRLGEKVSVRLNPKRIHIYFYPKEGLMEAIKVE; translated from the coding sequence TTGCCTGACGTAGAATTAATTGACGTCACGAAAAGGTATGGAAAAGTTGTGGCAGTGGACAGGATCAGCTTAACGGTGAAAAACCGTGAATACGTCACCTTGCTGGGGGCCAGTGGATGCGGGAAAACCACCACCCTACGCCTCATAGCGGGGTTAGTGGAGCCCGATGAAGGAAGGATATTAATCGACGGCAGAGATGTGACCAAGGTTCCTCCAGAAGATCGCGGGGTCGGGTTCGTGTTCCAAAACTACGCGTTGTTCCCTCACATGGATCTATGGGGCAACACCACTTATGGACCGGCGGTGAAGGGTTGGAGTGAAGAGGATACTGAAAAGCTCGCGAAGCAAATGTTGGAGATGGTGAGGTTAAGCGGCAGGGAGGACGCTTATCCCGAGGAGCTTAGCGGAGGCATGCAGCAGAGGGCTGCGTTGGCTAGGGCCCTCTCGGCTGGAACGCAGCTTCTGCTGCTCGACGAGCCTTTAGGGGCTTTAGACGCGAAGTTAAGGGTCATCCTGCGCTACGAGCTGAGGAAGCTGGTGGAGGATCTAGGCTTAACGGCCATACATGTAACCCATGACCAAGAGGAGGCTATGACGATCTCCGATAAAATTGTGGTGATGAGGAGGGGCAGGATTGAGCAGGTTGGGTCGCCAGAAGACCTGTACCTTCATCCTAAGACTCCTTACATAGCCAACTTCATCGGCGAAGCCAACTTCTTGGACGGTGTTGTCGTCAACGTAGGTAAGGGGGAAACCTTTGTGGAGGTTCATGGAGGGTTAATGATAAAAGCCGAGGCTGATGGGTTTAAAATAGGTGACAGGGTCGCCTTGGCGATAAGACCTGAGTTCATGAAGCTTGAAAAATATTCGGGCAGCGATGTGAACGTTGTTGCCGGTGAAGTGGAGAGGGTGAGGTTCACCGGAGGGATCACAAGGTTTGAGGTTCGCCTCATCAACGACGATTTGATCACTATTCGAACCCCAATCGAATCAAAGGTAAGGTTTAGATTAGGGGAAAAAGTAAGTGTAAGGTTAAATCCGAAAAGAATTCACATCTACTTTTATCCGAAGGAAGGTTTGATGGAAGCGATAAAGGTTGAGTAA
- a CDS encoding ABC transporter permease subunit, with protein MQTWLTVVKTEPRRWFNSLVLYSSLTAFMFLVLLPTIFLISFTFTRWNEIYLEIFANPHIGNENWIQIQRVLLFSFKLSALTVLFDLIFGVPLAYMLARKRFAGKSLLEDIVTLPLVIPTSGFGFATLITWTTVAGLGGFLGLGSGLINLGYLIPLLKIPFLMFMVHIGLTLPYVVLTVKAKMEEVNPVYETASRTLGAPSFTTFRKILLPLALPGIFSGSVLAFARSLGETGATMVVSGIYSTASIAIVRWVFEFKFAPASFLGCLLILVAWALILPVELLMGSRLRFRGFKKLELGSGLRRVIPRLERTFSKKLNIVKDVASLSILVITVIIPVLVVLNSIIPYWSRDPYTGKVTGGILYQLFGPPNYFKSLVRATVTSFTVASTATYISVCLAVPLAFIIKKHRFGGLIRSVLKIPLIVPTSALGLSVLLLWGPSGLSLLNPGVWLTILTHIVFSVPVIVEPTIAAYEGSQIALFEESARTLGATSYDVAETISLPLVKRGVLAGAVLSFTHSLGETGATFIVMGKDITVPTLVVNMVEALAIPAALFSSAYLIGISLVLLVVFKWISK; from the coding sequence ATGCAGACATGGCTTACAGTCGTTAAAACTGAGCCTAGAAGATGGTTCAATTCCCTTGTCCTTTACTCTTCTTTAACCGCGTTCATGTTTTTGGTCTTATTGCCCACGATATTTTTAATCTCCTTCACCTTTACTCGATGGAACGAAATTTACTTGGAGATTTTCGCGAACCCCCATATAGGAAATGAGAATTGGATCCAAATCCAAAGGGTATTATTGTTCTCTTTTAAACTGTCCGCCTTGACGGTGCTGTTCGACTTAATCTTCGGCGTCCCCTTGGCGTACATGTTGGCTAGGAAAAGGTTTGCTGGAAAATCTCTACTCGAGGACATCGTAACGTTGCCGTTGGTAATTCCCACTTCAGGCTTCGGGTTCGCCACCTTGATCACATGGACCACGGTAGCTGGTTTAGGGGGATTTCTGGGTTTGGGCTCAGGGCTCATCAACCTTGGCTACCTGATCCCCCTTCTTAAAATTCCCTTCTTAATGTTCATGGTTCATATTGGACTCACGTTGCCATACGTTGTGCTGACGGTGAAGGCCAAAATGGAAGAGGTGAACCCGGTTTATGAAACCGCGTCTAGAACATTGGGGGCGCCTTCCTTTACAACCTTTAGAAAAATTTTGCTGCCCCTTGCCCTCCCAGGCATCTTCTCTGGAAGTGTGTTGGCGTTCGCCCGGTCCTTAGGGGAAACCGGGGCCACGATGGTTGTGAGCGGAATATACTCAACGGCTTCCATTGCTATCGTAAGATGGGTGTTTGAATTTAAGTTCGCACCGGCCTCCTTTCTCGGTTGCCTCCTGATATTAGTGGCCTGGGCGCTGATTCTGCCTGTTGAGCTTTTAATGGGCTCAAGGCTAAGGTTTAGGGGGTTTAAGAAGCTTGAGCTAGGCTCCGGGCTTAGAAGGGTTATTCCTAGACTTGAGAGAACGTTTTCAAAGAAGTTAAACATCGTTAAAGATGTGGCCAGTTTATCGATCCTAGTTATAACGGTGATCATCCCAGTGCTTGTGGTGTTGAACTCCATAATCCCTTACTGGAGTCGAGATCCATACACGGGGAAGGTCACTGGCGGAATCTTATACCAGCTGTTCGGTCCTCCGAACTACTTTAAATCCCTTGTAAGGGCTACGGTTACATCTTTTACAGTCGCTTCAACCGCCACATACATATCCGTTTGCTTAGCCGTCCCCTTGGCGTTCATCATCAAAAAACACAGGTTTGGAGGATTGATAAGGTCGGTTCTGAAGATTCCTCTCATTGTTCCCACATCGGCTTTAGGTTTATCGGTCCTCCTGCTATGGGGGCCCTCAGGTTTAAGCCTCCTGAATCCAGGGGTATGGCTTACAATTTTAACCCATATCGTTTTCTCCGTTCCCGTTATCGTTGAGCCCACCATTGCGGCGTACGAGGGCTCTCAAATCGCCTTGTTCGAGGAGAGTGCGAGAACCTTAGGGGCCACATCCTACGACGTGGCGGAGACCATATCGCTGCCCTTGGTGAAGAGGGGAGTGTTAGCCGGCGCCGTACTCTCTTTCACCCATTCCCTGGGCGAAACAGGCGCAACCTTCATCGTCATGGGGAAGGACATCACGGTTCCTACCTTGGTCGTCAACATGGTTGAAGCGTTAGCCATTCCCGCCGCCCTATTCTCCTCCGCCTATCTGATAGGCATATCGCTGGTGTTGTTGGTGGTTTTTAAATGGATTTCAAAATAG
- a CDS encoding substrate-binding domain-containing protein, producing MSRRPLFPRRGYLMLISGVIIGFLIFSGISFIFTSLTQPSTATVKPEYIEFEFLCTSEKQGWIERVTPDFEEWFKDEFNITVKVKLTVTGSHKTVNLILLGSAKPTAWSPASSLWIPYLNGKWMREGHEELIAKDWTALATSPVVIAGWSSFLSKYNVTSFRDLYELSKKGVHFKYGHPDPLLSNGGAMVAVLEFAEALNKRPDEIKVEDLKKPEVVEFVRAIESHAVAYGESTGFFGSWAAENGPDAIDVFGVYENVVIDNSLKAKKKWGDSIKAIYPERGTLLCDHPYVILDAEWVSIWQRFAATQYLIYLLKPEVQRMAQEYGLRPANPSVPLDEELFSEENGVQPRIDTPVLNPPLGEVLEAIFVDWAKARNPGV from the coding sequence ATGTCGAGGAGGCCTTTGTTTCCTAGGCGAGGATACCTAATGCTCATCTCAGGGGTAATAATTGGCTTTCTAATATTCTCAGGTATCTCATTCATATTCACTAGCCTTACTCAACCCTCCACCGCCACGGTTAAACCCGAATACATAGAGTTTGAGTTCCTATGCACCAGCGAGAAGCAGGGGTGGATTGAGAGGGTGACCCCTGATTTTGAAGAATGGTTTAAAGACGAGTTTAACATAACTGTTAAGGTTAAGTTGACGGTAACGGGTTCTCATAAAACCGTGAACCTAATCCTCTTGGGAAGCGCCAAGCCCACGGCTTGGAGCCCCGCCTCCAGTCTGTGGATCCCGTATTTAAACGGCAAGTGGATGCGTGAGGGCCATGAAGAGCTCATCGCTAAGGATTGGACGGCCTTGGCCACATCTCCCGTGGTCATCGCTGGATGGAGCTCTTTCCTATCAAAATATAACGTTACCAGCTTCCGTGACCTCTACGAGCTAAGTAAGAAAGGAGTTCACTTCAAATATGGTCATCCTGATCCGCTCTTGTCGAACGGTGGAGCCATGGTAGCCGTGTTGGAGTTCGCTGAGGCGTTGAATAAAAGGCCTGATGAAATCAAGGTAGAGGATCTGAAAAAACCAGAAGTCGTCGAGTTTGTGAGGGCGATTGAATCCCACGCAGTCGCTTACGGCGAGAGCACAGGGTTCTTCGGAAGCTGGGCGGCTGAAAACGGACCTGACGCCATCGACGTCTTCGGAGTTTATGAGAACGTCGTCATAGATAATTCCTTAAAAGCGAAAAAGAAGTGGGGAGACTCCATTAAAGCCATATACCCTGAGAGGGGGACTCTCCTCTGCGACCATCCCTACGTGATCTTAGACGCAGAGTGGGTGTCGATCTGGCAGAGGTTCGCCGCGACCCAGTACTTAATATATCTGTTGAAGCCTGAGGTTCAGAGAATGGCCCAAGAGTATGGGCTGAGGCCAGCCAATCCAAGCGTGCCCTTGGATGAAGAGTTGTTCAGCGAGGAAAACGGAGTTCAACCACGCATCGATACGCCGGTTCTTAACCCCCCACTTGGCGAGGTGCTGGAAGCCATATTCGTAGATTGGGCGAAGGCTCGAAACCCCGGCGTTTAA
- the argH gene encoding argininosuccinate lyase codes for MSIKVRVFGSLVYEGVYRSRLTKGYGVETAKFVSSLQDDLWLAMEDIDGTEAHDIMLSEQGIITKLELKAILWALEKVRANLLEPNPVLEGGFEDIHEYVESQVISLIGIEKGGRMHTARSRNDQVALDLRMKLRVEIVETIGLILDLMRTLHSRALEEINTLAPLYTHTQHAQAGVLAHYYAYYMEVLGRSCERLLDCYKRVNMSPLGACAVGGTSFPIDRAKTMKLLGFDGLVENSLDAVSSRDFAVEAVACLANLMADLSRMAEDLILWSTWEYGYVELADEYASTSSVMPHKKNPCPLELMRGRAGTVYSALINLLTQIKGTPSGYNRDLQESKIPVKVSFEAAKSSLKVLQGVFSTLKINRDRLREAVEKGFSTAVDLAEALTMRHGISFRESHMIVGRMVMKLANSGKGIRDVKPEDLEKASQEVLGRMIHMSSKELESAIDPSICVSHRRSGGSSAPMEVRRSLKNLRETMSKFEAAHQSLSKNLRKYRETLRKKVAQYLEG; via the coding sequence TTGAGCATTAAAGTTAGGGTGTTTGGCAGCTTGGTTTACGAAGGGGTCTATCGGTCGAGGCTCACAAAGGGTTATGGGGTGGAAACAGCGAAGTTTGTTTCCTCTCTCCAAGATGACTTATGGTTGGCGATGGAGGACATTGACGGCACAGAAGCTCATGACATCATGTTGTCTGAGCAGGGCATCATCACGAAGCTGGAGTTGAAGGCGATTTTATGGGCCCTGGAGAAGGTTAGAGCCAATCTGCTTGAACCTAACCCCGTTTTGGAAGGCGGGTTTGAGGACATCCACGAGTACGTTGAAAGCCAAGTGATCTCTCTCATAGGAATTGAAAAGGGGGGGAGGATGCATACTGCCCGCTCAAGAAATGATCAGGTAGCCTTAGACCTAAGGATGAAGTTGAGGGTTGAGATAGTCGAAACGATAGGTTTGATCCTCGATTTAATGAGGACGCTACACTCGAGGGCTTTGGAGGAAATCAACACCCTGGCGCCGTTGTACACGCATACACAGCACGCGCAGGCAGGAGTTCTAGCGCATTACTACGCGTACTATATGGAGGTCCTTGGCCGGAGCTGTGAGAGGCTTCTAGACTGCTATAAGCGGGTGAACATGTCTCCCCTTGGAGCATGCGCCGTGGGGGGAACAAGCTTCCCCATCGATAGGGCTAAAACCATGAAGCTTCTTGGGTTTGACGGTTTGGTTGAAAACTCGTTGGACGCGGTTTCAAGCAGAGACTTCGCTGTGGAAGCTGTGGCATGTCTGGCGAACCTGATGGCTGACCTTTCCAGAATGGCGGAAGACCTGATACTATGGTCGACATGGGAGTACGGCTATGTGGAGCTCGCAGATGAATACGCTTCTACATCCAGCGTAATGCCTCATAAAAAGAACCCTTGTCCCCTAGAGTTGATGAGGGGAAGGGCTGGAACCGTATATTCAGCGTTAATTAACCTCCTGACTCAGATAAAGGGGACGCCCTCAGGCTACAACAGGGACCTTCAGGAATCGAAAATCCCGGTTAAAGTGAGCTTCGAAGCGGCAAAGTCATCCTTGAAGGTTCTTCAAGGCGTGTTCAGCACCTTGAAGATAAACCGGGATCGTCTAAGAGAAGCGGTGGAGAAGGGGTTTTCCACAGCGGTAGACTTGGCTGAAGCGTTAACTATGCGGCATGGAATATCCTTCAGAGAATCCCACATGATAGTGGGAAGGATGGTTATGAAGCTGGCCAACTCGGGTAAGGGAATAAGAGACGTTAAACCCGAAGACTTGGAGAAGGCTTCCCAGGAAGTTTTAGGACGGATGATTCACATGTCTTCCAAAGAGCTGGAATCGGCCATAGACCCGTCCATATGTGTAAGTCACCGCCGCTCTGGGGGATCATCAGCGCCTATGGAAGTGCGTAGGTCGCTGAAAAACCTCAGAGAAACCATGTCTAAATTCGAGGCAGCTCATCAAAGTTTGAGTAAAAACCTAAGGAAATATAGGGAAACCCTTAGAAAGAAGGTGGCTCAATACCTAGAGGGTTAA
- the amrS gene encoding AmmeMemoRadiSam system radical SAM enzyme, which translates to MTSRSPSLHEITSLRVVREARLYESLVNGRAQCFTCERRCIVKEDGWGFCKTRKNIKGCLYTVIYGDLSSVSINPIEKKPFFHYKPGSLALTIGSWGCNFTCPWCQNHEISKTPPSLNDGNYVNPWTLVERALEGGCDGTSVSFNEPTLQLEYSLDLFHLAKSRGLYNTYVSNGYMTPEALKMLKDAGLDAVKIDLKGGCEAVRKYCGADVEKVWRNINLARSLGLHVEVVCLIIPGVNDNQATVEEVCSRLSEMDEEIPLHFTRFHPEYQMTDRPSTPVKTLERAVEAAYRHGLKYVYLGNVPGHRYENTYCPECGGLLIARQGFTVLKNRLSGNRCPRCGCRIPLIGPVKISTALW; encoded by the coding sequence ATAACTTCACGGTCGCCTTCTCTACACGAAATTACGAGTTTACGGGTTGTTCGGGAAGCTAGGTTATATGAAAGCTTAGTGAACGGTAGGGCTCAATGCTTTACATGCGAGAGGCGATGTATCGTAAAGGAGGACGGATGGGGATTCTGCAAAACGAGGAAGAACATTAAGGGATGCTTGTACACGGTGATTTACGGTGATCTATCCAGCGTTTCCATTAACCCTATCGAGAAAAAGCCTTTCTTCCACTATAAGCCTGGTAGCCTCGCCTTGACGATCGGCAGTTGGGGTTGTAACTTCACTTGTCCCTGGTGTCAAAACCATGAAATCAGCAAAACGCCTCCAAGCTTAAACGATGGGAACTATGTGAATCCATGGACGCTGGTTGAAAGGGCGTTAGAGGGGGGTTGCGACGGGACCTCTGTCTCCTTTAATGAGCCAACTCTTCAACTTGAATACAGCCTAGATCTTTTCCACCTAGCCAAGAGTCGGGGACTTTACAACACGTATGTTTCTAATGGGTACATGACCCCAGAAGCCTTAAAGATGCTTAAAGACGCTGGATTAGACGCTGTTAAAATCGACTTGAAAGGTGGATGCGAAGCCGTGAGGAAGTATTGTGGAGCGGATGTTGAAAAGGTTTGGAGAAACATAAACCTAGCCCGAAGTCTAGGGCTCCATGTGGAGGTGGTATGCCTCATAATTCCAGGGGTAAACGACAATCAAGCCACCGTAGAGGAGGTTTGTTCAAGGCTCAGTGAAATGGATGAAGAAATTCCCTTACACTTTACTCGTTTTCACCCAGAGTACCAAATGACGGATAGGCCGAGCACCCCAGTAAAAACGCTTGAAAGAGCTGTGGAAGCGGCCTACAGACATGGGTTGAAATACGTTTATTTAGGAAACGTTCCAGGCCATCGATACGAAAACACGTATTGCCCGGAATGCGGTGGCCTCCTGATAGCGAGGCAAGGCTTTACGGTCCTGAAAAACAGGTTGAGCGGGAATAGATGTCCCCGATGCGGGTGCAGAATACCGCTAATAGGTCCTGTGAAGATTTCAACCGCGTTGTGGTGA